In the Wyeomyia smithii strain HCP4-BCI-WySm-NY-G18 chromosome 2, ASM2978416v1, whole genome shotgun sequence genome, one interval contains:
- the LOC129720190 gene encoding uncharacterized protein LOC129720190 isoform X1: MAATKWVWTSVSGPHPANMIQGGQDSDGCPIFVGRANHGGDLLPAKVIPMKGAAYVAYGGEEVLVSSVEVLCRKELVWDSAVGGEIPPDAVVGGHTSDGEVLYVGRAYHEGSHTIGKVQRSHGCVYIPYDGAEVAVQSYEVLCER; encoded by the exons ATGG CAGCTACTAAATGGGTATGGACCAGCGTATCGGGTCCTCATCCGGCGAATATGATTCAGGGAGGTCAGGATAGCGACGGTTGCCCGATTTTCGTAGGTCGCGCAAACCACGGCGGTGATCTGCTACCTGCCAAGGTAATACCCATGAAAGGTGCCGCCTACGTCGCATACGGTGGTGAGGAAGTACTCGTTTCCAGCGTGGAGGTGCTCTGCCGAAAGGAACTAGTATGGGATTCGGCCGTGGGTGGCGAAATTCCGCCGGATGCGGTTGTCGGTGGCCATACAAGCGACGGAGAGGTTCTCTATGTTGGACGTGCTTACCACGAGGGATCACACACGATCGGCAAGGTACAGCGGTCCCATGGGTGTGTTTACATTCCGTACGATGGAGCAGAGGTGGCCGTACAGAGCTACGAAGTGCTGTGCGAGCGATAG
- the LOC129720190 gene encoding uncharacterized protein LOC129720190 isoform X2, protein MATKWVWTSVSGPHPANMIQGGQDSDGCPIFVGRANHGGDLLPAKVIPMKGAAYVAYGGEEVLVSSVEVLCRKELVWDSAVGGEIPPDAVVGGHTSDGEVLYVGRAYHEGSHTIGKVQRSHGCVYIPYDGAEVAVQSYEVLCER, encoded by the exons ATGG CTACTAAATGGGTATGGACCAGCGTATCGGGTCCTCATCCGGCGAATATGATTCAGGGAGGTCAGGATAGCGACGGTTGCCCGATTTTCGTAGGTCGCGCAAACCACGGCGGTGATCTGCTACCTGCCAAGGTAATACCCATGAAAGGTGCCGCCTACGTCGCATACGGTGGTGAGGAAGTACTCGTTTCCAGCGTGGAGGTGCTCTGCCGAAAGGAACTAGTATGGGATTCGGCCGTGGGTGGCGAAATTCCGCCGGATGCGGTTGTCGGTGGCCATACAAGCGACGGAGAGGTTCTCTATGTTGGACGTGCTTACCACGAGGGATCACACACGATCGGCAAGGTACAGCGGTCCCATGGGTGTGTTTACATTCCGTACGATGGAGCAGAGGTGGCCGTACAGAGCTACGAAGTGCTGTGCGAGCGATAG